In a single window of the Jaculus jaculus isolate mJacJac1 chromosome 9, mJacJac1.mat.Y.cur, whole genome shotgun sequence genome:
- the LOC123463518 gene encoding protein tyrosine phosphatase receptor type C-associated protein-like — MAQMEAVPHALGLGVLLALPRALGSGIGTEDGAGSSSVTIVLLLLLLLLLVTSLVLAWHRLSRDSGGHYHPARLGAALWGHARRLLWASPPGRWLQAHVDLESPEQRDNDQDGEDDFVMVSGLQEAEPQEEEQQCQGEAHMEQVTEAHGTDSEGGLGLGSQGPTDSGGSAEALLSDLHAFSGTAAWDDSTGGAAAGLHVTAL; from the exons ATGGCACAGATGGAg GCTGTGCCTCATGCCCTTGGGCTTGGGGTGCTGCTGGCCCTGCCACGGGCCCTGGGCTCTGGGATTGGCACAGAGGATGGTGCAGGCTCCAGCTCCGTCACCATTGTTCTGCTgctcctgttgctgctgctgctggtcacAAGCCTGGTCCTAGCCTGGCACCGCCTCAGCCGAGATTCAGGAGGCCACTACCACCCAGCTCGCCTGGGTGCCGCACTGTGGGGCCACGCCCGCCGCCTGCTCTGGGCCAGCCCTCCAGGCCGCTGGCTTCAGGCCCACGTGGACCTGGAGTCCCCAGAGCAGCGGGACAATGACCAAGATGGAGAAGACGATTTCGTAATGGTCAGTGGTCTGCAGGAGGCTGAACCCCAGGAAGAGGAGCAGCAGTGCCAAGGAGAAGCCCACATGGAGCAGGTCACGGAAGCACATGGCACAGACAGTGAAGGGGGCTTGGGTCTGGGCTCCCAGGGGCCCACGGATTCAGGGGGCAGTGCGGAGGCCCTGCTGAGTGACCTGCATGCCTTTTCAGGCACTGCAGCCTGGGATGACAGCACTGGAGGAGCAGCGGCCGGCCTTCATGTCACTGCACTGTAG